The Neochlamydia sp. S13 genome has a segment encoding these proteins:
- the glgB gene encoding 1,4-alpha-glucan branching protein GlgB, which produces MTIAAHKQIHFLKAFMHFDEYNPHHFLGLHKNKRGQKVVRLWRPGASEAYLQLFDKIVKAKCIHPTGLFEYRVPANTSFKDYKVYHHNGLLNYDPYSCFPSLGDLDLYLFSRGVHYQLYNMMGGRLINHQGMEGVRFCVWAPNAKSVAVVGDFNHWDGRCNLMRSLGSSGIWELFVPGLKEGLKYKFEIRSQGDDLHLKADPLALCGEMRPANASIIANVDEFIWEDAKWMEKRQAEAAQPKPIHIYEVHLGSWKKKEGWRFMNYREIARELAPYCLDMGYTHVELLPIQEHPLDESWGYQVSGYYAVTSRFGSPEDFQWFVNHMHENDIGVILDWVPGHFPTDNFSLGRFDGTALYEHEDYKQGYHPHWNTYIFNFGRKEVVNFLIANALFWFDKMHVDGLRVDAVASMLYLDYGREEGQWIANQFGGNENLEAIEFMKHLNSIVHKNHPGVLMIAEESTSFPKVTHPVEDGGLGFDIKWNMGWMNDTLDYIAKDSIYRQHHHHNLTFGLLYAFSEKFILVLSHDEVVHGKRSLLSKMPGDMWQQFANLRLLLSYMMCQPGKKLLFMGGEIGQWNEWSSTGQIEWPLLQFPLHQGLKEMNRDLNHFYLQNRSLWERDNDPAGFEWVDFEDRHNSVICYLRKSLHDILLCVHNFTPNYYSDYRVNLKNLASVKEVFNTDDVKYGGSGKLNSYPEVLTDSHGKASALKIHLAPLSTMILRVNFW; this is translated from the coding sequence ATGACAATAGCAGCACATAAACAGATCCATTTTTTAAAGGCTTTTATGCATTTTGACGAATACAATCCTCATCATTTTTTAGGTTTACATAAAAATAAACGAGGGCAAAAAGTTGTACGTCTATGGCGGCCGGGCGCAAGCGAAGCTTACTTACAACTATTTGATAAAATTGTTAAAGCTAAATGCATCCATCCGACCGGGCTCTTTGAATATCGAGTTCCTGCCAATACTTCTTTTAAAGATTACAAAGTTTATCATCATAATGGACTATTAAATTATGACCCTTATTCCTGTTTCCCCTCGCTTGGAGATTTAGATCTCTATCTTTTTAGTAGGGGCGTGCATTATCAGCTTTACAATATGATGGGAGGGAGGCTTATTAACCATCAGGGGATGGAAGGTGTTCGTTTTTGCGTGTGGGCTCCTAATGCCAAAAGTGTAGCGGTGGTAGGAGATTTTAACCATTGGGATGGCCGCTGCAACCTTATGCGTTCTTTAGGTAGCTCGGGTATATGGGAATTATTTGTGCCAGGATTAAAAGAAGGTTTAAAGTACAAGTTTGAAATCCGCTCTCAAGGAGATGATTTACATCTCAAAGCGGATCCTTTGGCTCTATGCGGTGAAATGCGGCCCGCTAATGCTTCAATTATAGCCAATGTCGATGAATTTATATGGGAAGATGCTAAATGGATGGAGAAACGCCAGGCAGAGGCCGCTCAGCCTAAACCTATTCATATCTATGAAGTTCATCTGGGCTCCTGGAAGAAAAAAGAGGGGTGGCGTTTTATGAATTATCGGGAGATAGCCCGAGAGCTTGCACCTTATTGCCTGGATATGGGCTATACGCATGTGGAGCTTCTTCCTATCCAAGAGCATCCATTAGATGAATCGTGGGGATATCAAGTATCCGGATATTATGCAGTCACTAGTCGCTTTGGAAGCCCTGAAGATTTCCAATGGTTTGTCAATCATATGCACGAGAATGATATTGGCGTTATCTTAGATTGGGTACCCGGGCATTTTCCCACAGATAATTTTTCTTTAGGACGGTTTGATGGCACAGCTCTTTACGAGCATGAAGATTACAAACAAGGCTATCATCCCCATTGGAATACCTACATCTTTAACTTTGGACGCAAGGAAGTTGTAAACTTTCTGATTGCTAACGCTCTTTTCTGGTTTGATAAGATGCACGTGGATGGTTTAAGAGTAGACGCCGTAGCGTCTATGCTCTACCTTGACTATGGTCGTGAAGAGGGGCAGTGGATTGCCAATCAGTTTGGCGGAAATGAAAATTTAGAAGCGATTGAATTTATGAAACATCTTAATTCCATCGTCCATAAGAACCATCCAGGTGTGCTGATGATTGCTGAGGAGTCTACCTCCTTTCCAAAAGTTACTCATCCTGTGGAAGATGGAGGCTTAGGATTTGATATAAAATGGAATATGGGATGGATGAATGATACCTTAGATTATATTGCTAAAGATTCTATTTATCGCCAGCATCATCATCATAATCTGACTTTTGGATTGCTCTATGCTTTCAGCGAAAAATTTATTTTAGTTTTATCGCATGATGAGGTGGTCCATGGAAAGAGAAGCCTGCTAAGTAAGATGCCAGGAGACATGTGGCAGCAGTTTGCTAATTTACGCTTATTGCTGAGTTACATGATGTGCCAGCCAGGCAAAAAATTGCTTTTCATGGGAGGTGAGATTGGCCAGTGGAATGAATGGTCTAGTACAGGGCAAATTGAATGGCCATTGCTGCAATTTCCTCTTCATCAAGGCTTAAAAGAGATGAACAGAGATCTCAATCACTTTTACTTGCAAAATCGCAGTTTATGGGAAAGAGATAATGATCCAGCAGGCTTTGAATGGGTAGATTTTGAAGATCGCCACAATAGTGTGATTTGCTATCTTCGTAAAAGCTTGCATGATATTCTACTTTGCGTACATAATTTCACACCTAATTATTACTCTGACTATAGAGTAAATTTAAAAAATTTAGCTTCGGTGAAAGAGGTTTTTAATACGGATGATGTAAAGTATGGCGGCTCTGGAAAACTTAATTCCTATCCCGAGGTCCTGACAGATTCTCACGGAAAAGCCTCTGCCTTAAAAATCCATCTTGCTCCTTTATCCACCATGATCTTAAGAGTTAATTTTTGGTAG
- a CDS encoding F-box protein, whose product MVNILANNDNNKNVTASSLTQLAVCSIEQLPDELLLHVFSFLQASDLLEVELTCHQWKNLAKEETLWKSLYVRYFKVIEPVVETYKESYFRLSEADHDWRKIDELFKGFKAYELGEWDGKYISK is encoded by the coding sequence ATGGTAAATATATTAGCAAATAATGATAACAATAAGAATGTGACTGCTTCTTCCCTCACTCAGCTTGCTGTTTGCTCTATAGAACAGCTTCCCGATGAGTTGCTATTACATGTTTTTTCTTTTTTGCAAGCTTCCGATCTCCTTGAAGTTGAACTGACATGCCATCAATGGAAAAATTTGGCCAAGGAGGAGACTTTATGGAAAAGCCTTTATGTACGGTATTTTAAAGTTATTGAGCCTGTGGTTGAAACTTACAAAGAAAGCTATTTTCGTCTATCTGAAGCTGACCATGATTGGAGAAAAATAGATGAATTGTTTAAGGGCTTTAAAGCGTATGAATTAGGGGAATGGGATGGTAAATACATTAGCAAATAA
- a CDS encoding F-box protein has product MVNTLANNDNNKNAVSSFSPQLAVSSIEQLPDELLLHIFSFLQASDLLEVELTCHQWKNLAEEETVWKSLYVRYFKVIEPVGKTYKESYFRMSKAEHQWRKIDELFKGFKVYEVGEWDGNYTC; this is encoded by the coding sequence ATGGTAAATACATTAGCAAATAATGATAACAATAAAAATGCGGTTTCTTCTTTTTCCCCTCAGCTTGCTGTTAGCTCTATAGAGCAGCTTCCGGATGAGTTGCTATTACATATTTTTTCTTTTTTGCAAGCTTCCGATCTCCTTGAAGTTGAACTGACATGCCATCAATGGAAAAATTTGGCAGAGGAGGAGACTGTATGGAAAAGTCTTTACGTACGGTATTTTAAAGTTATTGAGCCTGTGGGTAAAACTTACAAAGAAAGCTATTTTCGTATGTCTAAAGCCGAACATCAATGGAGAAAAATAGATGAATTGTTTAAGGGCTTTAAAGTGTATGAAGTAGGGGAATGGGATGGTAATTACACTTGTTAA
- a CDS encoding F-box-like domain-containing protein translates to MLLHIFSFLQPSDLLEVGLTCHQWKNLAKEETLWKNLYQRYFKMIEPVGETYKESYFRLSEANHHWRKIDELFESFKMC, encoded by the coding sequence TTGCTATTACATATTTTTTCTTTTTTGCAACCTTCCGACCTCCTTGAAGTTGGACTGACATGCCATCAATGGAAAAATTTGGCCAAGGAGGAGACTTTATGGAAAAACCTTTATCAACGGTATTTTAAAATGATTGAGCCTGTGGGTGAAACTTACAAAGAAAGCTATTTTCGTCTATCTGAAGCTAACCATCACTGGAGAAAAATAGATGAATTGTTTGAAAGCTTTAAAATGTGTTAA
- the radC gene encoding DNA repair protein RadC — MNKPLEGYTIQQMPIEERPRERLLQHGPEAISSAELIAIVLGSGTKGCSVLRIGQELLMRFGTLQKFAEASIEELQQVKGLGLAKAIQLKAALNLGLRASKQAIDQRFRIVTPLHAYNYIKDELEYAKVEHIVVILQDRKGYVLSHHLVALGTLSHAPIHPRDVFHPVIRHQAASLILVHNHPSGDPTPSPEDLEVTQSLIQAARLVDIAINDHLIIGLGRYVSLRQNHKNLWDIL; from the coding sequence ATGAATAAGCCGCTAGAAGGATATACCATTCAGCAGATGCCTATAGAAGAAAGGCCGCGAGAAAGGCTTCTTCAGCATGGGCCTGAAGCTATATCATCAGCAGAATTAATAGCAATTGTCTTAGGAAGTGGGACTAAAGGTTGCTCGGTTTTACGCATAGGACAAGAACTACTGATGCGCTTTGGTACCTTGCAAAAGTTTGCTGAGGCTTCCATTGAAGAACTCCAGCAAGTCAAAGGCTTAGGACTTGCTAAAGCTATTCAATTAAAAGCCGCCTTAAATTTAGGTTTACGAGCCTCAAAACAGGCGATTGACCAAAGATTTAGAATTGTTACACCTTTGCACGCTTATAACTACATTAAAGATGAATTAGAATATGCCAAAGTTGAGCATATTGTGGTTATCCTACAGGATAGAAAAGGTTATGTGCTCTCTCATCATCTTGTAGCCTTAGGAACTCTCTCGCATGCCCCTATTCATCCTAGAGATGTTTTTCATCCTGTGATCCGTCATCAAGCTGCCAGCTTAATCTTAGTGCATAATCATCCTAGTGGCGATCCTACTCCTTCTCCAGAAGATCTTGAGGTAACTCAATCCCTCATCCAAGCTGCACGTCTGGTCGATATAGCTATCAATGATCATCTCATTATAGGACTAGGCCGCTATGTTTCTTTAAGGCAGAACCATAAAAACTTATGGGATATCCTTTGA
- a CDS encoding glycosyltransferase family protein, with protein MKNPKINIIIQARMGSTRLPGKVLQPIMQRPLLGYLIERVRRIQTMHTLIIATTTHSQDDVIASFCEKEKVNIYRGHEHNVLDRYYKTCCEYPADIIVRLTGDCPLIDPAIVDQALNLLLKKSASLDYVSNTQLRTFPRGMDVEAFNFSTLESAHHKATSKFDLEHVTPFIYKHPDLFHLANFVHMRSAANYRLTVDTPEDFLLVSKIFETIYPTNRNFTLADILNVFKTHPQWKKINAHVKQKKV; from the coding sequence ATGAAAAATCCAAAAATTAACATTATCATCCAGGCGCGCATGGGATCTACCCGCCTGCCTGGCAAGGTCTTGCAACCTATCATGCAGCGCCCTCTCTTAGGTTATCTCATCGAAAGAGTGCGGCGCATCCAAACCATGCACACTCTCATCATTGCCACAACTACTCATTCTCAAGATGATGTAATTGCCTCTTTTTGTGAGAAAGAAAAAGTTAATATTTATAGAGGTCATGAACATAATGTTCTTGATCGTTACTATAAAACTTGCTGTGAATATCCTGCAGATATTATTGTACGGCTGACAGGCGACTGTCCTTTAATCGATCCTGCGATCGTCGATCAAGCCCTTAATCTCCTTCTTAAAAAAAGCGCTAGTCTTGACTATGTGTCTAACACGCAACTGCGCACTTTTCCTAGAGGCATGGATGTAGAAGCTTTCAATTTCTCTACCTTAGAAAGCGCTCATCATAAAGCTACCAGTAAATTCGATCTTGAACATGTCACTCCTTTCATTTATAAGCATCCTGATCTTTTCCATCTAGCCAATTTTGTACACATGCGCAGCGCTGCCAACTATCGATTAACTGTTGATACTCCAGAAGATTTTTTGCTAGTCAGCAAAATCTTTGAAACTATATACCCTACTAATAGAAACTTTACTCTAGCGGATATTTTGAATGTCTTCAAAACCCATCCGCAATGGAAAAAGATTAATGCGCATGTGAAACAAAAAAAGGTCTGA
- the ligA gene encoding NAD-dependent DNA ligase LigA, translating to MNKHEYEELCKEIWQHNRHYYIEHNPVISDEEFDLLLKELEEAERLHPEWVTSSSPTQRVGEMLSGGFETATHEIPMLSLANTYSKDEIVDFIKRIQKLLGEQDSAFCTELKMDGIAVSVRYEKGVFVRGLTRGDGRKGEVITNNIRTIARLPLRLYGENIPEVLEVRGEVFMPHQAFRRLNEERVKAGEPIWANPRNAAAGSLKLLDPRESSRRKLDIVFYGIANAHLHGLTSQYELHHYIKELGLPALYAYAKCHNIEEIWDYTEKVQVLRKQLPFDIDGVVIKLDSLREWDFLGSTDKNPRWAIAYKFAAEQVATRIHAITVQVGRTGVLTPVAELEPVFLAGSRIARATLHNQEEVKRKDIRVGDLAIIEKGGDVIPKVVKIDLSKRVEGAFPWAMPSSCPSCGSKVVYVDGEVAVRCPNTSQCAEQQLKKLIYFAGKEALDIENLGEKVVEQLFNKGFVRNPSDIFCLTAEQLSQLDNFKSKSIYNLLTSIEKARKVSLARFIMALGIKYVGSGTAEALAIRAGDIYHLMHMSVEDLLKIEGVGEKVAAAVVEYFNDPKNRLEIERLLANGLELQPMQSAAFKGHVFNGKTFVLTGTLEKYSRHEAAYIIKERGGKVTDSVSKKTNYVLAGESAGSKLEKAQKLNITILNEDQFESLL from the coding sequence ATGAATAAGCACGAATACGAAGAGCTGTGCAAAGAGATTTGGCAGCATAATAGACATTACTATATTGAGCATAATCCAGTCATTTCCGATGAAGAATTTGATTTATTGTTAAAGGAATTGGAAGAAGCTGAGCGCCTTCATCCTGAATGGGTGACTTCTAGTTCTCCTACACAGCGTGTGGGAGAAATGCTTAGCGGAGGATTCGAGACAGCTACTCATGAAATTCCTATGCTTTCTTTAGCTAATACCTACAGCAAAGATGAAATCGTGGATTTTATTAAACGCATTCAAAAGCTGTTAGGTGAGCAGGACTCAGCTTTTTGCACTGAGCTAAAAATGGATGGTATTGCTGTATCGGTGCGTTATGAAAAAGGTGTCTTTGTGCGTGGTTTAACGCGGGGAGATGGGCGTAAAGGAGAGGTGATTACCAATAATATTAGAACGATTGCTCGTTTGCCTTTGCGTTTGTATGGGGAGAACATCCCCGAGGTATTGGAAGTGCGAGGAGAAGTATTTATGCCTCATCAAGCTTTTAGGCGTTTAAATGAGGAACGTGTAAAAGCGGGAGAGCCTATATGGGCCAATCCGCGTAATGCAGCTGCCGGTTCCTTAAAATTGTTGGATCCACGTGAGTCTTCTAGAAGAAAATTGGACATTGTATTTTATGGCATTGCTAACGCTCATCTTCATGGTTTAACCAGCCAATATGAGCTTCATCATTATATAAAAGAATTGGGTCTACCTGCCCTATACGCCTATGCTAAATGCCATAACATTGAAGAGATCTGGGATTATACAGAAAAAGTTCAGGTTTTACGTAAACAGCTTCCCTTTGATATTGATGGGGTGGTCATTAAATTAGATTCCCTTCGCGAATGGGACTTTTTAGGAAGTACCGACAAAAATCCTCGCTGGGCCATCGCCTATAAATTTGCAGCTGAGCAAGTAGCTACCCGTATCCATGCTATTACTGTACAAGTCGGCCGCACAGGAGTTTTAACGCCTGTAGCTGAGCTAGAGCCTGTTTTTTTAGCTGGGAGTAGGATTGCCCGTGCTACGCTGCATAATCAAGAAGAAGTCAAACGTAAAGACATTCGCGTTGGAGATCTTGCTATTATCGAAAAGGGGGGTGATGTTATCCCTAAAGTAGTAAAGATTGATTTATCCAAGCGTGTAGAAGGGGCCTTTCCCTGGGCAATGCCCTCTTCCTGTCCTAGTTGTGGAAGTAAAGTTGTTTATGTAGATGGAGAGGTAGCTGTACGATGCCCTAACACCTCTCAATGTGCGGAGCAACAATTAAAAAAGCTCATTTACTTTGCCGGCAAGGAAGCCCTAGATATTGAAAATCTGGGAGAAAAGGTGGTTGAGCAGCTGTTTAATAAAGGATTTGTCCGTAATCCTTCCGACATTTTTTGCTTAACCGCCGAGCAGCTTTCTCAGCTGGATAATTTTAAATCCAAATCTATCTACAATCTTTTGACCAGTATTGAAAAAGCGCGTAAGGTAAGCTTAGCGCGCTTCATCATGGCCTTAGGTATCAAATATGTAGGGAGTGGCACTGCTGAAGCTTTAGCTATTAGAGCAGGAGATATCTATCATCTTATGCATATGTCTGTTGAGGATCTATTAAAAATAGAAGGAGTGGGAGAAAAAGTTGCTGCTGCGGTTGTTGAGTATTTTAATGATCCTAAAAATCGCCTAGAAATAGAAAGGCTTCTAGCTAATGGTCTAGAGCTGCAACCGATGCAATCTGCTGCTTTTAAAGGACATGTGTTTAATGGTAAAACATTTGTCTTAACAGGCACCTTAGAAAAATACTCGCGCCACGAAGCTGCCTACATCATTAAAGAAAGGGGTGGAAAAGTGACAGATAGCGTCAGTAAAAAAACTAATTATGTCTTAGCCGGAGAGAGTGCCGGTTCTAAGCTAGAAAAGGCTCAAAAGCTTAACATCACTATCCTTAATGAAGATCAATTTGAGAGCCTTTTATGA
- a CDS encoding GNAT family N-acetyltransferase: MEADKIGFEIVKPTKEDAFQILQWRNDAETLRMSIHSQAKKWDSFYKEFINDYFLSPALPPLFILLDGQRVAFFLFKPISHPEHAHKRRCIEVSLNVAPEHRNKGIGTAALIATKKWVQHQGFDDIFAKIKIENIASQKAFISAGYELLEQAVFHAEDTQENIPICRYMARLTPFMENKSIFIIAEAGSNWRMGTLDRDLNMAKTLIDSAAEAGADAVKFQIYRPETIYVANAGISNYLAATGIKKEMQEIFADLAMPYEMIPQLAEYCQASGIEFMATAFSIKDFLSIDPYVRRHKIASYEIGHIRLLESIAQSAKPTFISTGAATENEIAWAVEAFFAYGGKELTLLQCTAKYPAEADSMNLRSILWLKERFKCSVGLSDHSRDAMVAPIEAVALGAKAIEKHFTLDRRLPGPDHAFALNPQELKEMVRAVRLAEQMQGSWVKTIHPSEQELRDFARRGVQALCPISVGQVLQEGVNVDILRPGKQTLGIHPKYLQQIEGKKAARFIPLGDGIQWGDWE, encoded by the coding sequence ATGGAAGCTGATAAAATAGGATTCGAAATTGTAAAACCTACTAAAGAAGATGCTTTCCAGATCCTGCAATGGCGTAATGATGCTGAGACTTTGCGTATGTCTATCCACTCGCAAGCTAAAAAATGGGATAGCTTTTATAAAGAATTTATTAACGATTATTTTTTATCTCCAGCGCTGCCCCCTTTATTTATCCTGCTTGATGGCCAGCGCGTTGCTTTCTTTTTATTCAAGCCCATTTCCCACCCTGAGCATGCCCATAAGCGCCGTTGTATAGAAGTTTCATTAAACGTGGCGCCGGAGCACCGTAATAAAGGGATAGGCACAGCTGCTTTGATTGCCACTAAGAAATGGGTGCAACATCAAGGATTCGATGATATTTTTGCAAAAATTAAAATCGAGAATATAGCTTCTCAAAAAGCTTTTATTTCTGCTGGCTATGAACTGCTTGAGCAGGCGGTCTTTCATGCAGAAGATACTCAAGAAAACATACCTATTTGCCGTTATATGGCCCGCTTGACTCCCTTCATGGAGAATAAGTCTATTTTTATTATCGCCGAAGCTGGCTCCAACTGGCGCATGGGAACTCTAGATAGAGACTTGAATATGGCTAAAACGCTTATCGATAGCGCAGCCGAAGCAGGAGCTGATGCGGTTAAATTTCAAATTTATCGCCCTGAGACTATATACGTAGCTAACGCCGGTATAAGTAATTATTTAGCTGCCACAGGAATTAAGAAGGAGATGCAAGAAATTTTTGCTGACTTGGCGATGCCTTATGAAATGATTCCTCAGCTAGCCGAATATTGCCAAGCAAGTGGCATTGAATTTATGGCCACAGCTTTTTCAATAAAAGATTTTCTTTCTATTGATCCCTATGTTAGAAGGCATAAAATTGCTTCTTATGAAATTGGGCATATACGTTTGCTTGAGTCAATCGCTCAAAGTGCTAAACCGACATTTATTTCAACAGGGGCTGCTACTGAAAATGAAATAGCTTGGGCAGTGGAAGCTTTTTTTGCCTATGGGGGAAAAGAACTGACCTTATTGCAATGCACAGCTAAATATCCCGCTGAAGCAGATAGCATGAACCTACGCTCAATCCTCTGGCTAAAAGAACGTTTTAAATGTTCTGTAGGCCTTTCAGATCATAGCCGGGATGCTATGGTAGCTCCTATTGAGGCAGTGGCGTTAGGGGCTAAAGCTATAGAAAAGCACTTTACCCTTGATCGACGCTTACCAGGCCCTGACCATGCTTTTGCTTTAAATCCTCAAGAATTAAAAGAGATGGTGCGTGCTGTACGACTGGCCGAGCAAATGCAAGGATCATGGGTTAAAACAATTCATCCCTCCGAACAAGAATTGCGTGATTTTGCTCGTAGAGGAGTGCAAGCTTTATGCCCCATCTCCGTAGGACAAGTTTTACAAGAAGGAGTCAATGTAGATATTCTACGTCCTGGAAAGCAAACCCTAGGTATCCATCCTAAATATCTTCAGCAAATAGAAGGTAAAAAAGCAGCTCGCTTTATTCCTTTAGGAGACGGTATTCAATGGGGAGATTGGGAATGA
- the mtaB gene encoding tRNA (N(6)-L-threonylcarbamoyladenosine(37)-C(2))-methylthiotransferase MtaB, with product MVEKKFKIVTLGCRTNQYESQAYHDQLQAMGYSEAAKHEQAEICIINTCTVTESADSSSRHEIRQVARDNPGSKLIITGCFAERQPELVGSLQGVTHVVPNKDKEKLLESVFPAAELPEFSIKRFEAHTRAFVKVQDGCNSFCTYCIIPYVRGRSRSRSLDEIVKEAKGLIANGYKEIVLTGINIGDFDGAKPENENPDRLADLVRAVDRLPGLERLRVSSIDPDEVDDDLADAILNGMHTCHSMHIVLQAGSNVILKRMNRKYTRQIFLNTVERLKNASADFTFTTDVIVGFPGETESDFAETLEVMKQVKFAKVHMFPYSERARTRAALMPNKIPQEIIKKRKHEVLRTAEQISFELREQFIGRRMKILTENIDPSRPEEICGHTENFLMVWVPRSNHAPNAILEVELIANTPEGLIGHLSSRQASCG from the coding sequence ATGGTAGAAAAAAAATTCAAGATTGTCACGTTAGGGTGCAGAACTAATCAGTATGAGTCTCAAGCTTATCATGATCAATTGCAGGCGATGGGATATTCAGAAGCCGCAAAGCATGAGCAAGCAGAGATCTGTATTATTAACACCTGTACGGTCACTGAGTCCGCTGATTCTAGTAGCCGGCATGAAATTCGACAGGTGGCTAGAGATAACCCTGGCAGTAAGCTTATCATCACAGGGTGTTTTGCAGAAAGGCAACCTGAGTTAGTAGGATCCCTGCAAGGAGTCACTCATGTGGTTCCCAATAAAGATAAAGAAAAGCTTTTAGAATCTGTCTTCCCTGCTGCAGAGTTGCCTGAATTTTCCATTAAACGCTTTGAAGCTCATACCCGTGCTTTTGTTAAAGTACAGGACGGCTGTAATTCTTTTTGTACCTATTGCATCATTCCTTATGTGCGTGGTCGCTCGCGTTCTCGCTCTTTAGATGAAATAGTTAAAGAAGCGAAAGGATTAATTGCTAATGGATATAAAGAAATTGTTTTAACGGGAATTAATATTGGGGATTTTGATGGTGCCAAGCCCGAAAATGAAAACCCTGATCGCTTAGCTGATTTAGTGCGCGCAGTAGATAGGCTGCCAGGGCTTGAGCGTTTGAGAGTCTCTTCGATTGATCCTGACGAAGTTGATGATGATCTTGCGGATGCGATCTTGAATGGGATGCATACCTGTCATTCTATGCATATCGTTCTTCAAGCTGGCTCGAATGTGATTTTAAAACGTATGAACCGCAAATACACCCGCCAAATTTTCCTTAATACGGTAGAAAGATTAAAGAATGCAAGTGCTGACTTTACCTTTACCACAGACGTGATTGTAGGCTTTCCAGGTGAAACAGAGAGTGATTTTGCTGAGACCTTAGAGGTTATGAAACAAGTAAAATTTGCTAAAGTCCATATGTTTCCCTATAGCGAGAGAGCTCGTACAAGAGCTGCTCTTATGCCTAATAAAATTCCTCAAGAAATTATCAAAAAGAGAAAGCATGAAGTCTTACGAACTGCCGAGCAAATAAGCTTTGAGCTGCGAGAGCAATTTATCGGCCGTCGCATGAAAATTTTGACTGAAAATATCGATCCCTCGCGCCCTGAAGAAATTTGCGGCCATACGGAAAATTTTTTGATGGTTTGGGTGCCTCGATCAAACCATGCGCCAAACGCGATCCTAGAAGTAGAATTAATAGCTAATACTCCTGAGGGTCTGATCGGACATTTGAGCAGCAGACAGGCTAGTTGCGGATAA
- a CDS encoding F-box protein: MVNTLANNDNNKNAVSSFPPQLAVSSIEQLPDELLLHIFSFLQASDLLEVELTCHQWKNLAEEETLWKSLYQRYFKVIEPVEETYKESYFSLSEADHQWRKVDKLLSSLEHGDLRPDEALRFFGLANEIGGEAALSEDNA, from the coding sequence ATGGTAAATACATTAGCAAATAATGATAACAATAAAAATGCGGTTTCTTCTTTTCCCCCTCAGCTTGCTGTTAGCTCTATAGAGCAGCTTCCCGATGAGTTGCTATTACATATTTTTTCTTTTTTGCAAGCTTCCGATCTCCTTGAAGTTGAACTGACATGCCATCAATGGAAAAATTTGGCAGAGGAGGAGACTTTATGGAAAAGTCTTTATCAACGGTATTTTAAAGTTATTGAGCCTGTGGAGGAAACTTACAAAGAAAGCTATTTTAGTCTATCTGAAGCTGACCATCAATGGAGAAAAGTAGATAAATTGTTGAGCTCCTTAGAACATGGTGATCTTAGACCCGATGAGGCTTTAAGATTTTTTGGTTTGGCAAATGAAATAGGTGGAGAAGCAGCCCTTTCAGAGGATAACGCGTAA